In Cyprinus carpio isolate SPL01 chromosome B16, ASM1834038v1, whole genome shotgun sequence, the following are encoded in one genomic region:
- the plekha8 gene encoding pleckstrin homology domain-containing family A member 8, translating to MEGVLYKWTNYISGWQPRWFVLEGGTLSYYDSQEDAWKGCKGSIKISVCEIQVHPSDFTRVDLIIPGEQYFYLRAINAAERQKWLVALGTAKACLTDNRTKREKELQENTDALKTKMSELRLYCDLLLQQVNKIQESSQVEMAADSGEVGDETGNLVKSTCTTFLKTLEECMQIASQTFSPDLLSRTPPGSPPVATIKPHKIKPTDPRNQHPGEKQKDLINISGTSAHESGPENEPPPSPQENIPTSTRSGLMEDQREPMEPRNGSTSSTQDPEESGGEEKDIPIQKKQEEVSVSPTQNKEEKVTEEIQADLEENEPQSENKQEEEDKVDTFFSTMSHRFSDIILEDDSGIPTQAFLDSCYAIVPVLDKLGPTVFAPVKMDFVGNIKKIQQKVVSDPESFPTLQSIVLHEVETEVTQVRNSATEALLWLKRGLKFLKEFLSEINTGIKDVQGALNKAYGKTLRQYHGWVVRGVFALALRAAPSYEGFMAALVSHEGDELKEGFTTSMHRDLDVYLPAMEKQLSILDALYEEYGLESDEIV from the exons ATGGAGGGAGTTCTCTATAAATGGACAAACTATATCAGCG GTTGGCAGCCTCGTTGGTTTGTTCTTGAGGGAGGCACTCTTTCCTACTATGACTCTCAAGAAGATGCATGGAAGGGATGCAAGGGCAGCATCAAAATATCTGTGTGTGAAATACAGG TTCACCCATCAGATTTCACTAGGGTTGATCTGATCATTCCAGGAGAACAATACTTTTATCTCAGGGCAATTAATGCAGCAGAGAGGCAGAAATGGCTTGTGGCGCTGGGGACTGCAAAAGCCTGCCTCACAGACAACCGAACCAAGAGAGAGAAAG AGCTCCAGGAAAACACAGACgctctgaaaacaaaaatgtctgaGCTAAGGCTTTACTGTGACCTTCTCCTTCAGCAAGTGAACAAAATACAAGAAAGTTCTCAGGTGGAGATGGCAGCCGATTCGGGGGAG GTAGGGGATGAAACTGGAAATCTAGTGAAGTCCACTTGCACCACCTTCTTGAAGACCCTGGAGGAGTGTATGCAGATTGCTAGCCAGACCTTCAGTCCGGACCTTCTGAGTCGGACCCCTCCAGGCTCTCCTCCTGTGGCTACCATCAAACCTCACAAG ATCAAACCTACTGATCCAAGAAATCAGCACCCAGGAGAAAA ACAAAAGGACttaatcaacatctcaggaacaTCAGCACATGAGAGTGGACCAGAAAATGAACCACCTCCATCTCCTCAAGAAAACATACCTACGTCTACAA GAAGTGGTTTAATGGAGGACCAAAGGGAACCCATGGAGCCTCGTAATGGCTCTACATCAAGCACACAGGACCCTGAAGAATCTGGAGGAGAAGAGAAGGACATACCGATccaaaaaaaacaagaggaagTCTCAGTGAGCCCCacacaaaacaaagaagaaaaggTCACTGAAGAAATCCAGGCTGACCTGGAAGAGAATGAGCCTCAGTCTGAGAATAAACAGGAAGAGGAAGATAAGGTGGACACATTCTTCAGTACCATGAGCCACAG ATTTAGTGATATAATACTGGAGGACGACAGTGGTATTCCCACACAAGCCTTTTTGGATTCTTGCTATGCTATAGTACCAGTTTTAG ACAAGCTTGGACCAACTGTCTTTGCTCCAGTTAAAATGGATTTTGTGGGAAACATTAAG AAAATCCAGCAGAAGGTGGTGTCCGATCCTGAGAGTTTCCCCACCCTGCAGAGCATCGTGCTGCATGAGGTGGAGACGGAGGTGACACAGGTGCGGAACTCGGCCACAGAAGCGCTGCTGTGGCTTAAACGTGGACTCAAGTTCCTCAAAGAATTCCTTTCTGAAATCAATACAGGGATAAAGGATGTCCAAGGAGCTCTTA ataagGCATATGGAAAGACGCTACGGCAATATCATGGATGGGTTGTTCGAGGTGTCTTTGCA CTGGCTCTACGGGCTGCCCCATCCTATGAGGGCTTCATGGCTGCTCTGGTTTCTCATGAAGGCGATGAGCTGAAGGAAGGCTTTACGACCAGCATGCATCGAGACCTAGACGTCTACCTGCCAGCCATGGAGAAGCAGCTGTCCATCCTGGATGCTCTTTATGAGGAGTATGGCTTGGAATCAGATGAAATCGTGTGA